The genome window GGTTGTTTATTATTTGTCGAGATCGCTGGACATGACCTGGTACTTGCGCACCACACCCTGATCATCGAACTCGACGATCAGGCTCTTGGTCTTGTCTTTACCGATTGCACTGTACGTGCTTTTTTCGTAAACCCAGACGGGATGCCCGTTCTGAATGCCCTTGCG of Nitrospina watsonii contains these proteins:
- the bamE gene encoding outer membrane protein assembly factor BamE domain-containing protein; this translates as MKINVLFAVLLAGGLTLAGCGSVGHDFDLSQTQHISQGTTTQQDIQSMFGEPFRKGIQNGHPVWVYEKSTYSAIGKDKTKSLIVEFDDQGVVRKYQVMSSDLDK